One Brassica napus cultivar Da-Ae chromosome C4, Da-Ae, whole genome shotgun sequence genomic region harbors:
- the LOC106391540 gene encoding protein CMSS1 produces MSTTEVKPSAAKNPKKARNPSLGPKKDLKKKKKTKKSKAPAFDDNTVERNDQSDGEEQQPASGSEQLTFFLKQLESAIGVRVSALELDPIKDKCVVELSEKLDQNVSNLGEHIKMCCGSSWRETLCEGEAVEGEVDPGNPAVLVVSSSALRSLELLRGLNSLTKQCPALKLFSKHLKVEEQVTLLKKRVNIGSGTPSRIKKLIDIEALGLSRLDMIVLDMHTDVKGFSLFTLPQVRDEFWDLYKTCFHQRVLEGNLRICLYGPMPAAPKLKNNKKQRQNQD; encoded by the exons ATGTCAACCACAGAGGTAAAACCCTCCGCCgctaaaaaccctaaaaaagCTCGGAATCCATCACTGGGACCGAAGAAagatttgaagaagaagaagaagactaagaAGTCTAAAGCTCCCGCCTTTGATGACAACACCGTCGAAAGAAACGACCAGAGCGACGGCGAGGAACAACAACCCGCATCTGGCTCTGAGCAGCTAACCTTCTTCTTAAAGCAGCTCGAATCCGCCATTGGTGTCCGTGTCTCTGCTTTAGAGCTCGATCCCATTAAAG ACAAGTGTGTAGTTGAGTTATCTGAGAAGCTGGATCAGAATGTTAGCAACTTGGGAGAGCATATAAAGATGTGTTGTGGGTCTTCGTGGAGAGAGACTCTTTGTGAAGGAGAGGCTGTTGAAGGGGAAGTCGATCCTGGAAACCCAGCTGTTCTCGTTGTTAGCTCCTCTGCTCTGAGATCTTTGGAACTTCTAAG GGGTTTAAATTCACTGACTAAGCAATGTCCAGCTTTGAAGCTCTTCTCAAAGCATTTGAAGGTTGAGGAACAG GTAACTCTGTTGAAAAAACGGGTCAATATTGGTAGCGGCACACCGAGTAGAATCAAAAAGCTGATCGACATAGAGGCATTAGGGCTTTCACGTTTAGATATGATTGTGCTTGACATGCACACTGATGTGAAGGGATTTTCCTTATTCACATTGCCCCAAGTCAG AGACGAGTTTTGGGATTTGTATAAGACATGCTTCCACCAGAGGGTGCTAGAAGGAAACCTACGTATCTGTCTGTATGGTCCAATGCCAGCAGCTCCAAAGCTTAAGAATAAtaagaaacagagacaaaacCAGGATTGA
- the LOC106390237 gene encoding pirin-like protein 2 yields MRAALNRANFVGGLFSFRNIKSMSSSSTQNFVSRSVIKKVFAKLQKEGDGAVVRRGISRSEQKLLDPFLMLDEFSVSPPAGFPDHPHRGFETVTYVLEGGITHQDFKGHKGTIYAGDVQWMTAGRGIIHSEMPEEEINKGLQLWINLSSNKKMIEPNYQELSSSDIPKAEQDGVQVKVIAGESMGIQSPVYTRTPTMFLDFTLDPGAQFHQNVPESWNAFAYVLESGESGAVFGSSNASPVSAHNVVVFGQGNDGVSVWNKSSSKKLRFVLIAGEPLGEPVVQYGPFVMNTQAEIDMTIEDYHYGKNGFEMAKYWRSQ; encoded by the exons ATGAGAGCTGCACTAAACAGAGCAAATTTTGTTGGAGGGTTGTTTTCATTCAGAAACATTAAATCTATGTCGTCTTCTTCTACACAAAACTTCGTATCAAGATCTGTAATCAAGAAAGTCTTCGCTAAGCTTCAGAAAGAAGGCGATGGAGCGGTTGTTAGACGTGGCATTTCCAG GAGTGAGCAGAAGTTACTAGATCCGTTCTTGATGCTAGATGAGTTCTCCG TTTCACCTCCAGCTGGATTCCCAGATCACCCTCACAGAG GTTTTGAAACTGTTACATACGTACTtgag gGAGGAATTACTCATCAAGATTTCAAAGGCCATAAGGGTACAATCTATGCTGGTGATGTTCAG TGGATGACTGCAGGAAGAGGAATCATTCATTCTGAAATGCCTGAAGAAGAAATCAACAAAGGTCTACAACTTTGGATCAATCTTTCATCCAACAAAAAAAT GATAGAACCAAACTACCAAGAACTGTCGAGTTCAGACATACCAAAAGCAGAACAAGACGGTGTCCAAGTCAAAGTCATAGCAGGAGAATCAATGGGGATTCAGTCCCCTGTTTACACAAGAACACCAACAATGTTCCTCGATTTCACTCTCGATCCAGGAGCTCAGTTCCACCAAAACGTTCCGGAATCTTGGAACGCGTTTGCTTACGTTCTTGAAAGCGGTGAAAGCGGAGCTGTTTTCGGCTCATCAAACGCGTCTCCTGTTTCAGCACACAACGTCGTGGTGTTTGGACAAGGAAATGACGGTGTTAGCGTGTGGAACAAGTCATCTTCGAAGAAACTGCGGTTTGTGTTGATTGCTGGAGAACCATTAGGTGAACCGGTGGTTCAGTACGGTCCTTTCGTGATGAATACTCAAGCTGAGATTGATATGACCATTGAAGATTATCACTATGGTAAGAATGGCTTCGAAATGGCCAAGTATTGGAGGTCACAATGA
- the LOC106396670 gene encoding ras-related protein RABA5c, whose product MSDDERCEEYLFKIVIIGDSAVGKSNLLTRYARNEFNPNSKATIGVEFQTQSMLIDNKEVKAQIWDTAGQERFRAVTSAYYRGAVGALVVYDITRTSTFENVGRWLDELNTHSDTTVAKMLIGNKCDLESIRAVSVEEGKSLAESQGLFFMETSALDSTNVSTAFEMVIRDIYSNISRKQLNSDSYKEEVTGNRVSLVKNESEGTKTFSCCSR is encoded by the exons ATGTCTGACGACGAGAGATGCGAAGAGTACCTCTTCAAGATCGTCATCATCGGAGATTCCGCCGTCGGCAAATCCAACCTCCTCACCCGCTACGCCCGCAACGAGTTCAACCCCAACTCCAAAGCCACCATCGGCGTCGAGTTCCAGACTCAGAGCATGCTCATCGACAACAAAGAAGTCAAAGCTCAGATTTGGGATACCGCCGGCCAGGAACGCTTCCGCGCCGTCACCTCCGCCTACTACCGCGGCGCCGTCGGAGCCCTCGTTGTCTACGACATCACCCGCACCTCGACGTTCGAGAACGTCGGTCGCTGGCTCGACGAGCTCAACA CTCACTCTGATACAACAGTAGCGAAGATGCTAATTGGGAACAAGTGTGATCTCGAGAGCATAAGAGCGGTGAGCGTCGAGGAAGGCAAGAGCCTTGCGGAGTCTCAAGGTTTGTTTTTCATGGAGACATCAGCTTTGGATTCGACCAATGTAAGCACGGCTTTCGAGATGGTTATCCGCGACATCTATAGCAACATCAGCCGGAAGCAGCTCAACTCTGATTCTTACAAGGAGGAAGTAACCGGGAACCGGGTTAGTTTGGTCAAGAACGAGAGTGAAGGGACAAAGACATTTTCTTGCTGTTCGAGGTAA